The genomic interval ATAAAAAACGAGAATTTTGTTAAGGCCCAAAGAACTATAACTATATTCGAAAGATATTTCCCTGCAAGCGCCGATTTAGCTTATCTAAAATCATCGTTAAAAACAGCAAGGTGACTTTTTTCTAATCATCTATGTTTATAACTTTGTGAAAAACAAAAATAGCTAAAACCAAAACCTATTTTTTTGTCTAAAATGCCATGTTCTTCTCAGGTATAATAGTCCATTCATCAAAAATAAGATTGATCACAAAAGAATAAAATGGAATTAAGCATTATTACCTTTTAATATATTTGTAATATGTATGACAACCCACATATATTATCACAAAAATCAAATTGATTTAAAACTACCAAAAATAAAAAAACAAGGTCTAAAACAATGATAAAAAATATAGCTCTTTTAATCTTGATTTTATTGTTTACAGTTTGCGCAAATAATTCTAACCCAAAAAGCAGCCTGGTACAAAACACAGATGAACTGGAAACTTCAATTACAAATGCTAAAGCCGGTGACGAAATTGTTCTTGCCAACGGTGTTTGGAAGGATGTGCAAATATACTTTATTGGAAAAGGCACAAAGGAAAATCCCATTATTTTAAAGGCTGAAACTCCAGGCAAGGTAACATTAGAAGGTCAATCTTTTATAAAGATTTCCGGTGAACACTTAATAGTGGATGGGCTTTACTTTAAAAACGGTTACACACCTTCTAATACTGTAATAGAGTTTCGGACAAGCAAAAGAAATATCGCTAATAACTGCATTGTAAGAAATTGTGTTATTGAAGACTACGTTCAACCTAACCGTTATAATCCGGATCATTGGGTAACTTTTTGGGGTAGAAACAACCAGCTTGATCATTGTTACATTGCCGGTAAATTTAACCAGGGCCCAACCGTTCGTGTAAACCTCAGCGGCAATCAGCATATTTATAATTATCATCAAATAACCAATAATCATTTTGGGCCAAGACCACGAAAAGGCGGGCCAAAAGCGGAGACAATTCAAATCGGTGACAGCTACACCTCGATGACACCATCTTATCTAAATGTATCCAATAATTTTTTTGAACGATGCAATGGCGAAGTGGAAGTCATTTCCAGCAAAACCAATTTTAACAAGTTTAATAATAATGTCTTTTTTGAATGTGAAGGCTCCCTTGTTTTCCGGCATGGAAATTATTGCATGGCTGATGGCAACTTTTTTATTGGAAATAAGGATTCGCAATTCAATGGTGGCATTAGAGTTATAAATACGGGGCACTGGGTTACCAATAACTATTTTTATATGCTCAAAGGTGATGAGTTCCGAAGTGCATTGGCTGTCATGAATGGAATCCCAAAGTCTCCATTAAACAGGTATAACCAGGTTACTGATGTTGTAGTCGCACATAATACGTGGGTGGATTGCGCATCGCCATGGCAGTTTAGCGTTGGGGCCAATATGAACAAAAAGGATGTACTTCCCGCACGCGAGATTCGTTCTGCCCGCCCACTTAGAACACTATTGGCAAACAATATTATTTATAACAGCGAAGCGGATGAAACCCCCATCAAAGCATATGACAAGGTCACTGGTGTTTCATTTAAGAACAATGTAATTGATAATCAAAACAGTGCTTTTACGGAATATGATGGGATTGCTACAAAAAGTATAAAAATGCAGAAAATAAATGATTGGCTTTTTGCTCCTGCTGAATACCAAACACTCAATTCTGCCTATGCCGGATTTGGTTTCGAGGATATCAAAAAGGATATATTCGGTAATTCGCGCAAGGACGAAAATAGTATTGGAGCAATAAATAAAAATAACCAAACCAAAACCTTTGATATCGATAGAAGTAAATATGGCCCCGGTTGGTATTCATCAGAAAAGCCAAAAAATACTCCACGAACAATTAGTGTTTCGGCAGGCAAAGAGGCGCTTTTAAATGCTGTTTCTCAGGCAAAGAATGGTGATGTTTTAG from Calditrichota bacterium carries:
- a CDS encoding alginate lyase, whose amino-acid sequence is MIKNIALLILILLFTVCANNSNPKSSLVQNTDELETSITNAKAGDEIVLANGVWKDVQIYFIGKGTKENPIILKAETPGKVTLEGQSFIKISGEHLIVDGLYFKNGYTPSNTVIEFRTSKRNIANNCIVRNCVIEDYVQPNRYNPDHWVTFWGRNNQLDHCYIAGKFNQGPTVRVNLSGNQHIYNYHQITNNHFGPRPRKGGPKAETIQIGDSYTSMTPSYLNVSNNFFERCNGEVEVISSKTNFNKFNNNVFFECEGSLVFRHGNYCMADGNFFIGNKDSQFNGGIRVINTGHWVTNNYFYMLKGDEFRSALAVMNGIPKSPLNRYNQVTDVVVAHNTWVDCASPWQFSVGANMNKKDVLPAREIRSARPLRTLLANNIIYNSEADETPIKAYDKVTGVSFKNNVIDNQNSAFTEYDGIATKSIKMQKINDWLFAPAEYQTLNSAYAGFGFEDIKKDIFGNSRKDENSIGAINKNNQTKTFDIDRSKYGPGWYSSEKPKNTPRTISVSAGKEALLNAVSQAKNGDVLELIDGEYNLDQPLKISKRIIIRSKNENKKSQINFSGSKNSPAFEMNPKGNLILKDILLIGNNDQFAFASLEKNMSFGYNLNVMSSQISGFKNILKAYRGSFADTILFSHTDFRNCLGGIELAAETDDKGDYNAEFVFIENCTFENIQTDVINFYRGGYDESTIGGNLTITGSKFKNCGAQEKSKILLKTRGIINVEISNNSFENNPVKLIALLWGEKNNHHSENTKINSGIIRVDHYLKQKLVY